In the Candidatus Methylomirabilota bacterium genome, TCCGCGTCGATTACTAGCCGGCTAGCGACCCCAAGTCAACGAAAAAGACCCTTAGGGGTCGGCGCGGGCCCCTGGCTGGCTCTCACCTGAGAGTCGGCCGAGACGCATGGCCGCCGATCGGCCCACGACGCGGACCTCTCGCCGGGCGTCCAGCTCGTCGAAGCATGCGCGCGGCGCGCCGAGCAGCGCGACGTTCATCGCGTTGCGCTGTGACGGTGGCGATGCCCGCCTCGACCCGCCAGACGACCTCGTCGGCCATGGTTCCCTCCCGGGGACGATCGCGTTCGCCGCCACCTTAGGGAACCGCTCGGGCCCTGTCAACACGGGCGGCGCCGCAACCCCACGGAGGGCGAGGGCCACTCCTCCCGATCCCCGGTGGTATGATCGCCCCAGACTCTCGACTCGAGGAGCGAGCCCATGCCGCTATTCTCCGGCTTCACGGTTCCGGAGGAGCTGCGCCTCCTCCGCGACCAAGTCCGACGCTTCGTTCAGGAGGAGATCCTGCCGCTGGAGCAGCGGATCGACCCCGATGCGCCGGACATCCCGCGGGAGGATTTCCAGCGGCTTTCCGCCAAGACCAAGGCGGCCGGGCTCTGGGCCCTGGGGGCGCCGGAGGCCTATGGAGGTGGTGGGCTCGACACCTTCAGCATGTGCGTGATCCTCGAGGAGATGGCGCAGCATCGAATGGGTCTCTACAATCCGGGCTGCGGCATCTTCGGGCGCTACCCGCCGCCGGTGATCTGGGGCGGTACCCTCGCCCAGATCGAGAAGTTCGCGATTCCGGCCCTCCGTGAGGGCTACGAGACCTTCTGGGCCATCACGGAACCCGCCGGAGGCTCCGACCCGGCCGGCGCCATCCAGACGCGGGCCGAGCGACGCCACGATCGCTGGGTCCTCAACGGGCGCAAGGTGTTCATCTCGCGCGCCCACGACGCGCCGTGGGGCGTCGTGTTCGCGCGCACCGACAAGACGAAGGGGCGCGCCGGCATCTCCTGCTTCATCGTGGAGCGGGGCACCCCGGGGTTCACCGCCACCCCGATCCGGACCATCCGGACCTCGTCCGTCCCCAATGACGTCGTCTTCGAGGACTGCGAGGTCCCCGCCGGGAACCTCCTGGGCGGCGAGGGGCGCGGGCTCGACCTCTGCTTCGACCTCCTGGTGAAGCAACGCTTTCCCTATTCGGCGTGCAACCTGGGGGTGGC is a window encoding:
- a CDS encoding acyl-CoA dehydrogenase family protein encodes the protein MPLFSGFTVPEELRLLRDQVRRFVQEEILPLEQRIDPDAPDIPREDFQRLSAKTKAAGLWALGAPEAYGGGGLDTFSMCVILEEMAQHRMGLYNPGCGIFGRYPPPVIWGGTLAQIEKFAIPALREGYETFWAITEPAGGSDPAGAIQTRAERRHDRWVLNGRKVFISRAHDAPWGVVFARTDKTKGRAGISCFIVERGTPGFTATPIRTIRTSSVPNDVVFEDCEVPAGNLLGGEGRGLDLCFDLLVKQRFPYSACNLGVAVAAHRMAIAHAKQRSTFGVPLSQRQAIQWMLADAEVEIRAARWLVWEGAWKADRGEDARVEASIAKLHSSEVLGRVIDAAVQIHGGYGVSKEFPLERWYREARVRRIGEGPSEVHRMVIARSLFR